GAATCGGCCGGATGAACACCTGGTTAAAGACCCTCGGCGGCGTGGACAGGGGCGCGCAAACAGGAATGAACGCTGAAATGAAAAACATGGTGGCCGCCCTGAAAGCCAGCAAGAACAGCGACCATGGACTGGTGGAAGGCATTGCCGCATCACGCCAGCGCCATCGACAGGGCCAGCCTGGCGCTGCACAAGAGCGGCGAAGGGCGCGTTCTGGGTCTGGCCCGCAACATCATCCCGACCCAGGCCAACGCGATGTACCCTTACCGTCAGTGGCTGATCAAATGAGGGTTGTGATCCCAGGGCTGGGCGGAAGGCGGGCATGGCCCGCGTTCTGATCGTCGATGACGATCCGGCCATCCTCGAAATCCTGCACGCCTACCTGAGCGGCGAGGGGTACGAGGTTTTGCAAGCGGCCGGTGGTCATCAGGCCAGAGAGTTGCTGCCACGCGTCGATCTGGCGATCCTGGACTGGATGTTGCCAGAGGTCAGTGGCCTGGACCTGGCCCGCGAGGCGCGCACGGCGGGGCTTGAGCTGCCCCTGTTGATGCTGACCGCGCGCGGGGAGGAGGAGGACAAGCTGCGCAGCCTCGATCTGGGCGTGGACGATTACGTGGTCAAGCCGTTCAGCCCACGCGAGGTGGTGGCCCGTGTCCGCGCGCTCTTACGCCGCGCGGGTGTCCACCATGAAATTCGCAGCGGCGAGCTGGAGCTGGACCTGCGAACCCGCCGCGCCACACTGGCGGGCCAGAGCCTGGACCTCTCCAAACTGGAATATGACCTGCTCAGCACCTTCGCGCAGCATCCCGGGCTGGTCTGGAGCCGGGAACGGCTGCTGGAGCGGGTCTGGGGCCATGACTTTCCCAGCACCGCGCGGGTGGTGGACGTGCATGTCACGGGCCTGCGCCGCAAGCTGGGCGACGACGCTGAAGCTCCGCGGTTTATCGAGACCGTGCGCGGGGTGGGCTACCGCTTCATGGAGGCTGCGGAGGGGGGTGAGGGCGGCTGAAACTCTACCCCCGGCTGTTCCTGTCTCACCTGCTGGTGATCTGCATCGCGCTGGGGGCGGTGCTGCTGATCAGCGAGGTGCTGGCTTCTGCCTTTATCCGTCATCACGTCGAGCAGATGATCACGCTGATCGGCCCGGACGGCGCGTCCCTGCGCCCGGATCTGGAGCGCGGCGTGCGGCGCACCCTGAACGCGGCGCTGCTGGTTTCCTTGCCTTTGGCGCTGGTGGTGGCGGCCCTGACCGCGCTGTACTCGGCGCGGCGGGTGGTGCGGTCGGTGGAACTCCTGCGCGACGGCAGCCACGCCATCGCCACGGGCAACTACGAGCGAAGGTTGCCGGAAGAAGGTCAGGACGAGCTGACCGACGTGGCCCGGCATTTCAACCGCATGGCCGCGGCGCTCCAGCAGGTGGAACAGGGCCGGGTGGAACTGATCTCCAACGTGGCGCACGAATTGCGGACGCCCCTGTCGGCCCTGCGCGGATACGCCGAGGCCATGAAAGACGGCGTCATGACCCCGGAGGCAGTCTCCGGGGCCATCCTGCGCGAGACGGCAGCGATGGAACGGCTGGCGCAGGACCTGAGCGTGGTCTCACGGGTGGAGGCGGGCGCGGTGGAATTGCATCCCAGCGACTTCGCTCCTGACACCCTGATCGCAGATGCCTTCGAACGCTTTGTGGGTGCGTACGAGGAGCGCAGCGTGGCGCTGGTGCGGGTGGAATGTGGCGAGCTCCCG
This region of Deinococcus humi genomic DNA includes:
- a CDS encoding winged helix-turn-helix domain-containing protein, whose protein sequence is MARVLIVDDDPAILEILHAYLSGEGYEVLQAAGGHQARELLPRVDLAILDWMLPEVSGLDLAREARTAGLELPLLMLTARGEEEDKLRSLDLGVDDYVVKPFSPREVVARVRALLRRAGVHHEIRSGELELDLRTRRATLAGQSLDLSKLEYDLLSTFAQHPGLVWSRERLLERVWGHDFPSTARVVDVHVTGLRRKLGDDAEAPRFIETVRGVGYRFMEAAEGGEGG
- a CDS encoding sensor histidine kinase codes for the protein MKLYPRLFLSHLLVICIALGAVLLISEVLASAFIRHHVEQMITLIGPDGASLRPDLERGVRRTLNAALLVSLPLALVVAALTALYSARRVVRSVELLRDGSHAIATGNYERRLPEEGQDELTDVARHFNRMAAALQQVEQGRVELISNVAHELRTPLSALRGYAEAMKDGVMTPEAVSGAILRETAAMERLAQDLSVVSRVEAGAVELHPSDFAPDTLIADAFERFVGAYEERSVALVRVECGELPQVTADFERASQILANLLGNALRHTPRGGQVTLGAEHRDGDVVFTVADTGSGIPAEHLERIFERFYRVDPARTRGDGSGVGLTIARGLATRMGGSLTVSSSSQGSVFTLKLLVAHPH